Within the Bradyrhizobium ottawaense genome, the region TTCACCTGGAACGAGAAATTCCCCATCAGCAGCAGGCCGCGCTGCTTGACGAACGGCATAATCGGCGCGGTCGGCACCGTTGCATAAGGCGCGAACAGGATATCGACCTTGTCGACGTCGACCAGTTTGGCGTAGATCGCGGGCGTCTCGGACGCGCTGGACTTGTCGTCATAGACGATGAGTTCGACCTTGCGGCCGAGCAGGCCGCCTTTGGCATTGATGTCGTCGCGCCAGATCTCGGTACCGAGCTGTGAGGCCTTGCCGCCGCCCGCAAGGCCACCGGTCTGCGCCATCGACATGCCGATCTTGATCGGCGGCTGCTGCGCCGAGGCAATCGAGCCCTTGCCGAGCGCTGCGACAGCTACTGCGCCGCCGAGAAAGGTCCTGCGTTTCATTGATCTCCCCTTATTCCCATTGTCTGTTTCGTTGCACCGGATCTTGGTCCGGCTGTTGTGAGTAGGATCGTGTCAGGCCGTCGCCTTCTCGCCGCTGCGGGCCTGCTTCATGATCGCCGCCGGATCGGCGCCGACCCGCCCGCTGGTCTTGTCGGCCTCGCTTTCGCGCGAAAGCCGCATGTCGAAGCGGATGCTGGGCATGCCCTTGATCGGGCAGTCCGGATCGCCCTGCACGACATCGACCGCGAGATCGCCCGACGAGCCGAATACGACGTCATCGGCCAGATGCGGGTCGTCGCGCAGATAGAGTGCCGTGACCAGTTCGCGATAGCCCGGCGCGCCGACCAGGAAATGAATATGCGCCGGCCGCATGCCATGCCGCGCCTGCGCCTTGACCATGGCGCCGACCGGCCCGTCCATCGGTATGGAATAGCCGAGCGGCTTGACGGTGCGCAGCACGTAGACGCTGTCCGAATCTGTCGTGAATACGCCGCGATAGTCGACCGAGGTCGCGCTCGACTGGATGTCGTAGAGGCCGTCGGCGCCGGTCTGCCAGATCGAGACCGTGGCGTTGGCGACCGGCTTGCCGCCGGC harbors:
- a CDS encoding dioxygenase; its protein translation is MRELTPETITDAVLDQMATTPDPRLKAIMASAVKHLHAFAREVNLTPGEWIKGIEFMTLAGKMCSPERQEFILLSDTLGLSALVNGLHDKTAIEEGTHTSLLGPFYREATPTLKAGSSIAQNPKPGSECVLYGHVTDAGGKPVANATVSIWQTGADGLYDIQSSATSVDYRGVFTTDSDSVYVLRTVKPLGYSIPMDGPVGAMVKAQARHGMRPAHIHFLVGAPGYRELVTALYLRDDPHLADDVVFGSSGDLAVDVVQGDPDCPIKGMPSIRFDMRLSRESEADKTSGRVGADPAAIMKQARSGEKATA